Proteins from one Desulfonema limicola genomic window:
- a CDS encoding helix-turn-helix domain-containing protein, with amino-acid sequence MALANCIKCGNKISERAIKCPKCGINDPIKKELFCNICSSPLPVNFQGTCPECGDPNPEPIEIEKRKLETKEKIQMTKTITIGKGSVITNGNLPPEILSHQVSQQGTLSQRLEALEKELIIFALEKFDWVQTKAAQSLGISERVLRYKMKKFIISKE; translated from the coding sequence ATGGCTTTAGCAAATTGCATCAAATGCGGAAATAAAATTTCTGAAAGGGCAATAAAATGTCCGAAATGTGGAATTAATGATCCCATTAAAAAGGAACTTTTTTGCAACATTTGTAGTTCTCCTCTTCCAGTTAATTTTCAAGGGACTTGTCCTGAATGCGGTGATCCGAATCCAGAACCCATAGAAATAGAAAAGAGAAAATTAGAAACAAAAGAAAAAATTCAGATGACAAAAACAATAACAATAGGCAAGGGCAGTGTTATAACAAACGGGAATCTGCCACCGGAAATTCTTTCCCACCAAGTCAGCCAGCAGGGAACTCTTTCACAAAGGCTTGAAGCTCTTGAAAAAGAATTAATTATATTCGCACTTGAAAAATTCGATTGGGTTCAGACCAAAGCTGCTCAGTCACTTGGTATAAGTGAGAGGGTACTGAGGTATAAAATGAAAAAATTTATAATTTCAAAAGAATAA